Proteins encoded together in one Festucalex cinctus isolate MCC-2025b chromosome 8, RoL_Fcin_1.0, whole genome shotgun sequence window:
- the LOC144023556 gene encoding sodium-coupled neutral amino acid transporter 3-like isoform X2 — protein sequence MSEDKPAESAETAPAEMNAIPNGKGHDGVDETTASSKTSPVDDGPTETVLNSGQNVSPNRTENTEANQPDGQEFSSGADHSKTTRFTDFEGKTSFGMSVFNLGNAIMGSGILGLAYAMANTGVILFLVLLTVVAALSSYSIHLLLKSSGIVGIRAYEQLGFRAFGTPGKMAAGIAITLQNIGAMSSYLYIVKYEFPLVIQAFLKVDKPAGEWYVNGNYLVIIVSIAVILPLALMKQLGYLGYTSGFSLSCMVFFLIAVIYKKFNVPCPFVDFAINGTAGGLLNITDPGGADDLSCIPKMANLNSQTAYTIPILAFAFVCHPEVLPIYTELRNPNKKKMQHVANMSIAVMYVMYFLAALFGYLTFYGEVEAELLHTYSRIDPYDTLILCVRVAVLTAVTLTVPIVLFPVRRAIQQMMFPNKTFNWSRHVAIAFTLLTFINLLVIFAPNILGIFGIIGATSAPCLIFIFPAVFYIRIVPKEEEPLRSTPKILAACFAGLGFLFMVMSLSFIIIDWTSGSSKASTGH from the exons GGAAACGGTACTTAACAGTGGCCAGAATGTTAG TCCAAATAGAACTGAGAATACAGAGGCCAACCAGCCAGATGGCCAAGAGTTCTCATCAGGTGCCGACCACAGCAAAACAACGCGATTTACTGAT TTTGAGGGGAAAACATCATTTGGGATGTCCGTCTTCAACTTGGGCAACGCAATCATGGGAAGTGGAATCCTTGGACTGGCGTACGCAATGGCCAACACAGGAgtcattcttttttt GGTTCTCCTAACAGTGGTGGCCGCCCTTTCATCATATTCCATTCATTTACTGCTCAAGTCTTCTGGCATTGTAG GTATCCGTGCTTATGAGCAGCTCGGCTTCAGGGCTTTTGGCACCCCGGGGAAGATGGCAGCAGGTATCGCCATCACGCTGCAAAACATTGGAG CAATGTCCAGTTATCTATACATAGTCAAGTATGAATTTCCGCTGGTCATTCAGGCCTTCCTTAAGGTGGATAAGCCAGCAGG TGAATGGTACGTGAACGGCAACTACCTTGTGATCATTGTATCCATTGCCGTGATTTTGCCGCTGGCGCTCATGAAGCAGCTTG GGTATTTGGGATACACCAGTGGCTTCTCCTTGAGCTGCATGGTGTTCTTCCTCATCGCG GTCATTTACAAGAAGTTCAACGTCCCTTGTCCATTCGTGGACTTCGCCATCAACGGCACCGCCGGCGGCCTCCTTAACATCACCGATCCCGGTGGGGCGGACGACCTCTCCTGCATTCCCAAAATGGCCAACCTCAACTCCCAA ACTGCCTACACCATCCCCATCCTGGCGTTTGCCTTTGTGTGCCACCCTGAGGTGCTGCCCATCTACACAGAGCTACGCAA CCCTAACAAGAAAAAGATGCAGCACGTGGCCAACATGTCCATTGCAGTCATGTACGTCATGTATTTCCTGGCTGCTCTCTTTGGATACTTGACATTCTACG GTGAAGTGGAGGCCGAGCTGCTTCACACCTACAGTCGTATCGACCCTTATGACACGctgattttgtgtgtgcgtgtcgctGTGCTCACTGCTGTCACACTCACTGTGCCCATCGTGCTCTTTCCC GTTCGAAGGGCCATCCAGCAGATGATGTTCCCTAACAAGACCTTCAACTGGTCACGACATGTCGCCATTGCATTCACCCTGCTCACATTCATTAACCTGCTGGTCATCTTTGCCCCAAACATTTTGGGCATCTTTGGGATCATAG GTGCCACATCTGCCCCTTGTCTTATCTTCATCTTCCCTGCTGTCTTCTACATTCGTATTGTACCCAAAGAAGAGGAGCCGCTGCGCTCAACCCCCAAAATCCTG GCGGCCTGCTTTGCTGGGCTCGGCTTCCTGTTCATGGTAATGAGTCTCAGCTTTATCATTATTGACTGGACTTCAGGCAGCAGCAAAGCCAGCACAGGCCACTAA
- the LOC144023556 gene encoding sodium-coupled neutral amino acid transporter 3-like isoform X1 has translation MSEDKPAESAETAPAEMNAIPNGKGHDGVDETTASSKTSPVDDGPTPNRTENTEANQPDGQEFSSGADHSKTTRFTDFEGKTSFGMSVFNLGNAIMGSGILGLAYAMANTGVILFLVLLTVVAALSSYSIHLLLKSSGIVGIRAYEQLGFRAFGTPGKMAAGIAITLQNIGAMSSYLYIVKYEFPLVIQAFLKVDKPAGEWYVNGNYLVIIVSIAVILPLALMKQLGYLGYTSGFSLSCMVFFLIAVIYKKFNVPCPFVDFAINGTAGGLLNITDPGGADDLSCIPKMANLNSQTAYTIPILAFAFVCHPEVLPIYTELRNPNKKKMQHVANMSIAVMYVMYFLAALFGYLTFYGEVEAELLHTYSRIDPYDTLILCVRVAVLTAVTLTVPIVLFPVRRAIQQMMFPNKTFNWSRHVAIAFTLLTFINLLVIFAPNILGIFGIIGATSAPCLIFIFPAVFYIRIVPKEEEPLRSTPKILAACFAGLGFLFMVMSLSFIIIDWTSGSSKASTGH, from the exons TCCAAATAGAACTGAGAATACAGAGGCCAACCAGCCAGATGGCCAAGAGTTCTCATCAGGTGCCGACCACAGCAAAACAACGCGATTTACTGAT TTTGAGGGGAAAACATCATTTGGGATGTCCGTCTTCAACTTGGGCAACGCAATCATGGGAAGTGGAATCCTTGGACTGGCGTACGCAATGGCCAACACAGGAgtcattcttttttt GGTTCTCCTAACAGTGGTGGCCGCCCTTTCATCATATTCCATTCATTTACTGCTCAAGTCTTCTGGCATTGTAG GTATCCGTGCTTATGAGCAGCTCGGCTTCAGGGCTTTTGGCACCCCGGGGAAGATGGCAGCAGGTATCGCCATCACGCTGCAAAACATTGGAG CAATGTCCAGTTATCTATACATAGTCAAGTATGAATTTCCGCTGGTCATTCAGGCCTTCCTTAAGGTGGATAAGCCAGCAGG TGAATGGTACGTGAACGGCAACTACCTTGTGATCATTGTATCCATTGCCGTGATTTTGCCGCTGGCGCTCATGAAGCAGCTTG GGTATTTGGGATACACCAGTGGCTTCTCCTTGAGCTGCATGGTGTTCTTCCTCATCGCG GTCATTTACAAGAAGTTCAACGTCCCTTGTCCATTCGTGGACTTCGCCATCAACGGCACCGCCGGCGGCCTCCTTAACATCACCGATCCCGGTGGGGCGGACGACCTCTCCTGCATTCCCAAAATGGCCAACCTCAACTCCCAA ACTGCCTACACCATCCCCATCCTGGCGTTTGCCTTTGTGTGCCACCCTGAGGTGCTGCCCATCTACACAGAGCTACGCAA CCCTAACAAGAAAAAGATGCAGCACGTGGCCAACATGTCCATTGCAGTCATGTACGTCATGTATTTCCTGGCTGCTCTCTTTGGATACTTGACATTCTACG GTGAAGTGGAGGCCGAGCTGCTTCACACCTACAGTCGTATCGACCCTTATGACACGctgattttgtgtgtgcgtgtcgctGTGCTCACTGCTGTCACACTCACTGTGCCCATCGTGCTCTTTCCC GTTCGAAGGGCCATCCAGCAGATGATGTTCCCTAACAAGACCTTCAACTGGTCACGACATGTCGCCATTGCATTCACCCTGCTCACATTCATTAACCTGCTGGTCATCTTTGCCCCAAACATTTTGGGCATCTTTGGGATCATAG GTGCCACATCTGCCCCTTGTCTTATCTTCATCTTCCCTGCTGTCTTCTACATTCGTATTGTACCCAAAGAAGAGGAGCCGCTGCGCTCAACCCCCAAAATCCTG GCGGCCTGCTTTGCTGGGCTCGGCTTCCTGTTCATGGTAATGAGTCTCAGCTTTATCATTATTGACTGGACTTCAGGCAGCAGCAAAGCCAGCACAGGCCACTAA